The following is a genomic window from Bacteroidales bacterium.
CAGTAAATCAGAAGCCATTTACAAAAAAATCTCATCAGGGTATTCAATTTCTGTCAGGAACAGTCCCTGTGCAGGAGCTGATTTCCCGGCTTTGCATCTGTCTTTTTTCAGAATGATTTCTTCAAATTCCACGAGAGTTATTTTGCCTGATCCCAGGTCTGTCATGGTACCAACAATAGCCCGTACCATATTCCTGAGGAATCTGTCAGCCCTTATTGTAAAAACAAGCCTGTTTTCCTGTTCTTCCCATTCAGCATTGTAGATCCTGCATATATTTGTCTTTGCTCCGGAATGCAGTTTGCTGAAACTGGTGAAATCTGAATGATTCAACAAAATATCACAGGCTTTATTCATTATGGAAGTGTCTAATACCCCATGAAGATACCAGCTCGAATTATTGAAGAATGGGTCTTTTGTTCTGGCTATGTAGTATTTGTATGTTCTTGATAAAGCACTGTATCTGGCATTGGCGTCAGCCCGGACCTTCCGTATTGAAGAAACTGAAATATCTGCAGGAAGGTGGCAGTTTAGTCTGAAAATGAGATTTTTATCTGTGTCAAGAGAAGCGGAATTACAATCAAAATGTGCGCAGAAAATGAGTGCATGTACTCCGGTATCAGTTCGTCCGGCACCTATAGTTGATATTTTTTCGTTAAGAACAACACTCATGGACTCATCGAGAATCTGCTGTACGGTAGTCGAATTTGGTTGTACCTGCCAGCCATGATAGGAAGTGCCTTTGTATGAAATGTATATGAAGTACCGCAAATCTGATAGGTTTTTGCAAATATAATCAATCTAAACTATCAGCTTTGTTTTTTCGAAAACGTGCTTTCATAGCATTAGTATAATTCAATTAAATTAATATATTTGTTCAGAACTCAAATAAACCTATCGAATCAATTAATTAACTAAAAAATTAAATAATGAAACAGCAATCAGAAAGCAATTTAAGACTTGGCATGACCCTTATGGCTATGATTTTTTTCATATTCGGGTTTATTACCAATTTTAACATCGCATTAAAAGATCAGGTTCAGGCGACATTTCAGCTTAGTAACTTCATGGCTAACCTTGTTAACGGAGTATTCTTTTTTGCCTACTTCGTATTTTCTTTTGCATGCGGTAAAATCATAAAGAAAACAGGTTATAAAATGGGAGTTATTATCGGGTTGCTCCTTATCGGATTAGGAAGTTTTCTGTTTTACCCGGCTGTAGCAGTACCTTCATATGCCTTATTCCTCGGCGCTGTATTCGTAATGGCAACAGGTGTTGTTTTTCTTCAGACTGCTGCAAATCCATATGTTGCGGCTCTTGGCTCAGAAGAGACTGCCTCCTCAAGGCTTAACCTTACACAGGCTCTCAACTCATTTGCAACTACAATGGCTCCATTTATTGTTGGTATTCTGGTACTCACTCCGGCTGCTATTGCAATGGGACCAACAGCTGTACAGGTGCCCTTCCTGGTAATCGGATCAGTTGTTGTTTTAATAGCCGTTGTTATCTTCTTCATGAAACTGCCTGAGATTATGGGCGGAGAGGAAGAAGTTGGTAAAAAGAGCATCTGGAAACGTACTCACGTATTATTAGGTGCACTTGCAATTTTCTTTTATGTAGGTGCAGAAGTTGGTATTTCAACTGCAATTGTACCTTATCTTAAACAGAGTGGTATGCTGATTGGTGAAGCTGCAAAACTCGCTGCAATGTACTGGGGCGGTGCAATGGTAGGAAGGTTCCTTGGTTCAATTAATCTTAGTGCCATGGAGAACCAGAAGAAATACATGTACTCTGGTTTTGTAATCGTTTTAGCTTTCTTTGTTGGCTGGTTAGTAACAAGCAGTCAGATTAAAGATGGTGTTTTTGTATTTGAATCATCACCAAAGAACGGTTTTATATTTCTTGGCATTGCAGTTGTTAACTTCATTGCTATGTTCCTTTCAAAAGGAAAAGCAAACATCGCTCTCGGAGTATTCGGATCAATTGCTGCTATTTTAGTTTTCTCTTCGACTGTCCTTGGTGCTAACGTAGGTATCTGGGCACTTCTCTCAATCGGTTTCTTCAACTCTATCATGTTCCCGAATATCTTTGCTTTAGGCGTTAAAGATCTTGACCGTTTTGAGATGCCGATGGCTTCAGGTATTATCAATACAATGATTGTGGGAGGATCTGTTGTTCCTTTGCTTATGGGTTATCTTACTGACTCTGTAAGCGTTCGTGCAGCATTAATTGTACCAGTGATATGTTATGTCTATATAGTGTTCTTTGCTCTGAAAGGAAGTAAAGTCAAATAATTTTAAAAAATAAAACGATCATAAAAATGAAAAGAGTAGCAATTGGAATTGATATTGGGGGAACCAATACAGCAATCGGAGTGGTTGACAGCGAAGGCAATGTTCTCTATGAAAGAAAGCCACAGATGGCAACTCCGCAGAAAAGCGAAAACCCTCATATGACGCAGGTTTTATCTGATACAATATTGGCAAAATACATTGCAAACCTTACTGAGGAAATTAAGACTGCCATTGCAATGGTTAAACAAATAAACTCCGAAATCGAAGTGATGGGTATTGGTATTGGTGCACCAAATGCCAACTACTACAGCGGAACAATAGAATATCCGCCTAACCTTCCATTTGTAGGAGTGGTTGGTTTTGCTTCACTTATTGAGAAAAATTTCCCTGAGTTTAAGTTCGTTAAACTTACGAATGATGCCAATGCTGCTGCTCTTGGTGAGATGATATACGGTGGTGGTAAAGGAATGAAAAACTTCGCCATGATGACCCTAGGTACCGGACTCGGAAGCGGCCTGATCGTTAATGGTGATTTAGTTTATGGTTCAGATGGTTTTGCTGGTGAATGTGGTCATACTACAGTTGTTCCCGAAGGACGTGTTTGCGGATGCGGCGGACGTGGCCATCTTGAAGCATATTGCTCAGCCACCGGAATAAAACGTACAGTTTTTGAGCTTCTTGCGAAATATAATGACTCAGCAAGCCCGCTGGCTAATGTTCCTCTGAATGAGATGACATCAAAAATAGTCTTTGATGCTGCAGAGAAAGGTGATCCAATTGCAAAAGAAGTTTTCGAGATTACCGGCGAATTACTGGGACGAGCCCTGGCAGATACAGTTCACTATCTGAGCCCTGAGGCAATATTCCTTTTTGGCGGCGCTGCTGCTGCAGGTGATTACATATTCAAACCGACAAAAGCAAGTATGGAACGTCACGTTCTTCCTGTATTCCGTAACAAGGTAAAAATCCTTCCTTCGGAACTTAAGGAAAGTTCAGCTGCCATAGTTGGTGCGAGTGCTCTTATCTGGAAAGAGCTGGAGAAAAGCAAATAAATCAGGCAGATATTAAAAAAAGAGGTTCACAATTTGTGAACCTCTTTTTTATTGTATATGATTGAGATTATCTTATTTTAGAACCTTTGGTGGCGAAGAAGATCAGGTATACATAGTATACAAAAATCAGACTTATAGCTGCCATTACCGAGCCTGTGGCAACCTGAATCTTTCCCATTATAAGTGTTAATATCGAAGCTCCGATAACAGAAGTAGCTATTACCCCTGAGGCAACTTTTGCATGAGGTCCAAGATCTTCCAGAGCAAGGTTATAGATTACAGGCCACATAATTGAGTGGAAAAGACCAGTGCCAAGGAAAAGCCACATCGCAATATTCGGAGCACTTGAACTGAGCGCGAATGAACCTCCGAGTAAAATTGCCCCGCCAATAGCACAAATAGTAAGAATCTGGCTGGCTTTATACTTTCTTAATATAAAGATGCCCAGAATACGACCTACCATCAAACCGCCCCAATAATACTTCAGCATATCTATAGGATTAATTCCCTGGATGCCAAGTTTTGCTGCATAGTCAGGAAAGAAACTGGAGATTCCGATTTCTATTCCCATATAGAGGAATATGGCCAGCGAACCAAGCCAGACATGTGTGTATTTAAATGCACTTGATTTATACTGTTTCTTTTCAGCACCTTCTGTTTCGTTATCGGACGTTTTAATTTCAGGCAGCTTCAGGAAAAACATAATTGCCAGAATCACAGCAGTTATGATACCGATAACCATGAACGGACCTTTTACTATATCCTTGATTGCCGAGTTTTCCATTTTGGAACCTGGCTCAAGTTCAGGAGTAACAAGAAGAATTGAAACAAAAATTGGTGCTATTACTGTAGCCACAGAGTTAAGAGCATTTGTAAGTGTTAAGCGGCTTGCAGCAGTTTCAGGACTTCCTAATGCATTAACATAAGGAGCAGCAGCAACCTGTAGTATTACAACACCTATTGCAAATACTGATACAGTGCTCAGGAAGCCGTAATAGCCCATAGAAACCCCTGGTATAATAAGGAAAAATCCGAGTGAAATCATTCCAAGTCCGGAAAGTACTCCATTCTTGTAACCGATTTTTGTCAGAAGAAAACCAACTGGCACAGAGAGGATATATGCCCCGTAGAAAAATGTGTTAGGTAACTGCTTCTGAAAATCATCAAGACCAAATGCGTTCTTAAGGAAATCGATTGTCGAGTTGTTCATTGTTGTAATGAAGCCGAACAGGAAGAAAAGCGAGGCCATTACAATTAGCGGAAACAAATAGCTTGGCTGTTTAGAGTTAGTCATAATTATAGTATTAATTTATTTAACATAAAATTTGTGTACGCAGGTTTGTTTATACACTTCACCCGGTTTTAACAGGGTAGAAGGGAAGGCTGGCTTATTCGGTGAATCGGGAAAGTTTTGGGTCTCGAGACATAATGCTGAACGCATGCCATATTCATGACCACCTTTACCTTTACTTCCGTCAAGCCAGTTACCGGTATAAAGCTGAACCCCCGGCTGTGTTGTATGAACTTCCATTACACGACCCGATTTTGATTCAAGGCATGTAGCCGCAAGGGTTAATTTTCCTGGTATCTCTTTGTTTATGATCCAGTTGTGGTCGTATCCCTTGCCATGCTTCAGCTGATCGTAACTGTCATTAATTTCTTTGCCTATAAGCTTTGGTTTAGTGAAGTCCATGGGAGTGCCGGCAACTGGTCTGAATTCCCCGGTTGGTATAAGTACTTCGCTGACAGGTGTAAATCTATCGGCATTAATAGTCAGCTGGTGATTCAGAATATCCCCGTTACCTTCTCCTGCAAGATTAAAGAAGGAGTGAGAAGCGATGTTTACATGTGTCGTTTTATCAGTTTTTGCCTCGTAATCAAGTACCAATTCATCCTCGCTGGTTAAAGTGTATGTAACCTTTAGAGTTAGGTTACCAGGGTATCCCATTTCATTGTCACAGCTTTCATATACCATCTCAATTGCCTGTTTATCTTGGGATTTAATTACTTCCCCTGCAGCAAATACCTGATTATTGAATCCTTCAGGGCCTCCGTGAAGTGAGTTAGGACCGTTATTAACTGGCAGCTGGTAAGTTTTACCATCAATACTGAACTTACCGTTAGCTATACGGTTGGCATATCTGCCACAAATAGCACCAAAATATGGATTGCCTTTAATATATTCATCAATAGACTCGTAGCCAAGAACAATATCTTCAAATTTCCCATTCCGGTCAGGAACATAAATACTTACAATTTTGGCTCCGAAATTCGTAATCTGGACAACAAGTCCATTCTTGTTTTTCAAAGTAAAAAGCGAAGTGGATTTCCCTTTAAATGTACCTTTGAAAGCGTCTTCCTTAATGTAGTTCATATTTCTTAAAGATCAATTTTATCAGCGCCTTTTTGCCTTATGAACAGGTTATGGCAGGAACCTTTCCCGAATACGTGTTCTAAGGTTGTGATGTATTTATTCAGCAGGTTCTGCGGAACAAATGCCTGTATTGTACCTGCAAATCCTCCTCCATGTACACGCCATGCTCCCTGTCCCTTAAGTACAAGCTCGCTTAAAGCAAGAGCAAGAGAAACACCCTGCTCTTTTACATTATTAACAGGGTAGATATTCTGGTTGTACATATAGGAACTAAAGCCTGAATCAACAACCATCCCGAGGAATGCTTTAAAATCATTTCTTTCAAGTGCAGCAACCTGATCTACAACACGCTGGTTGTCTCCCTGGAAGTGAATAGCCCTTAGAATTGCCCTGTCGCCAACTTTCTCACGGATTTTAGGAGTAATTTCCAATACCTGATCAATTGTAACCTGCCTGAGTACCTTTGCACCTAATTCAGCTGCGACAGCCTTCATATCAGTAGGCAGGGACGCGTATTCATCATTCAGATCTGCATGATTGCCGCCGGTATCGGTTATTACTAACGCAAATCCTGTAGAAACGAAATCGAAGTTGACCTTCTTTACTATGGGCTTGGAAGGATCTTTAAAGTCGATTGTGACAAGACCGCCTACAGCACATGCTGTTTGATCCATTAGTCCGCATGGCTTGCCAAAGAATACATTCTCAGCATATTGTCCGATTATGGCATTTTGAACTGCATCGAGTTTGCCATTATTAAATAAGTGGCTTACGATTGCTCCGATAAGGACTTCAAAAGATGCAGAGGAACTTAGTCCGGAGCCAACAGGTACTGCTCCATCAATGCAGCAGTCAAAACCTCCGATAGTGAAACCATTTTCTTTCAATCTGGCACAGATACCTCTCACAAGCGAACCTGAAGTGTAATATTCCTTTTTATCAGGCATGAGGTAATTCAGATCAACCTCAAACCTTGGATAACCAACAGATTCAATCCTGACAATATTTGAGTTGTTCTTAGCAGCCACAGCTATATTATCAAGGTTTACCGCACCTGCCAGTACCCGCCCGTAATTATGGTCTGTGTGATTTCCTCCTATCTCGGTACGGCCAGGTGAGCTGAACAGCATAATACCTGATGTGCCGAAGGCAGAATTAAACTTCTCGATAAGACTTTTATACCTTTGAGCCTGCTTTTTCAGGACCTCTTCACTGGTACCGTACAATTCTTTGAATGCACTGTTGTTACCATTGTTAATCTTTTCAATCATTAGCTAAAAATTTATCTTTTCTGTTTATGATATCTAACTAAATATTAGTCGGTTTTTTAATTAGTCTAAGGTAATTTTTTTTTAAATAGCTGATATCTTAAATTTTCTTAATAAGTTCTTTTATCTAAAAAACTTCACTTAATATCGTCACTATGGCCCTCATTATTATCTTTGCGAAGTACAAGTTATATAATACAAAAACCAAAAAATGAGAAGAGGATTTGCCAGTGATAATAATGCAGGTGTACATCCCGATATTTTAAAGGAGATTGTTGCTGCAAATATTGACCATGCAATTGGGTATGGTTCAGATTTATGGACAGAAAAAGCGTTAAATCTTTTTAAAGAGCACCTTGGAGATTCAACTGAGACTTTTTTTGTTTTTACAGGAACAGCTGCAAATGTATTAGGTCTTACATCTGTCACCAGATCATGGAATTCAATTATTGCAGCTTCCTCAGCCCATCTGGAGCAGGATGAATGTGGTGCTCCTGAAAAATTTACAGGAGGTAAAGTTCTTACTGTTGATACAGTGGATGGTAAAATAACGACTGATCTTATAGAGATACATATGCACGGTATTGACTTTGAGCATCATTCACAACCCAGGGTGATCTCAATCACCCAGACAACTGAGATGGGTACTGTATATTCTGTCTCAGAGATCAGGAAGATCGCCGATTATGCTCATTCCAGGGGAATGCTGCTTCATATGGATGGGGCGAGACTGGCAAATGCTGCAGTTTGTCTTAAATTACCTTTTAAGGATTTTACAACAGGTGCAGGAGTTGATGTGCTCTCATTCGGAGGTACAAAGAACGGCATGATGTTCGGTGAAGCAATCTGTTTCCTGAAGCCCGGATTATCAGATGATTTTAAATATATCAGGAAACAGGGAATGCAGCTTGCTTCGAAGATGAGATTCATTTCAGCACAGTATATAGGATATTTTAAGAATGACTTATGGAGAAGATGTGCTGAACATTCAAATGCAATGGCAGGGTTGCTGGCTGACAAACTTCAAGGAATCAGCGAAGTCAAAATTACCCAGAGGGTTCAGTCGAATGGTGTCTTTGTAATTATGCCGTCGGATGTGGCAGAACGAGTACGAAAGCACTATTTCTTTTACCCCTGGAATGAAAAAACTTCTGAATATCGTCTGATGACAAGCTGGGATACAACTGAAGATGACATTAATGATTTCATCGGGTTACTCTCAGCAGAGCTTAAAAAGTAAGATTACTTCTGACTTCTTCATTCGTTTGATCAATTGTTCTTACTTCAATTTATATAAATAAAAAAGGCTGAATCAATCGATTCAGCCTTTTATTATAGTGTAAAGTGTTTTACTTCAGCGTGAAAGTAATAGGTACCATGTACCAAACCGGAACTGGTTTTCCACCCTGTTTACCGGGTTTAAAAGCCGGAAGAGTGTTAACAACCCTTATAGCTTCAGCATCGAGTTCTGGATCAACACCTTTAAGAATGCTCACCTGGCTGACTCCGCCTTTTGCAGTAACACAGAAACGCACAATTACTCTACCCTGGATGTTGTTTTCTTTAGCAACTTCAGGATAATTTGTGTGTTCTCCGATATACTTAAGCAGTTCAGTGTCACCGCCCGGGAACATGGGCATCTCTTCAACAACTACGAATGGTACTTCTTCAGGTTCTGCTTCCTGTACCTCTTCTTTAACTTCAGCAACAACTTCAACAACCTCTTCGTTTTTAACTTCTGTCTGAGCTTCGTCAGCTGTCATAAGCTGTACGTCATCCTCAGGTTTCACAGAGTCAACAACTACTGGAGGAACATATTTAGCCTGCTGTACTACGTCTGCAGGAGGAGGAGGAGGAGGAGGGGGAGGAGCCACCTGTTCGGTAGGCTGATCCAGGTTCTCCAGTTTAATCTCAACCAGTCTCTCAGCACGTTTTGCCTGATTATCCAATGCTTTCGCATTGATATACGGAGTAATAATAGCCGTTGCCAGTATAATTATACCAATTGCCAGTGCAAAAAGTACTGTACGATTATATTTTTTCCTAAGGCTGTATGCTCCGTACTCCTTATTCCTTGCTTCGAAGACTATATCATCGAAAGCAGGTGCATTTACTTTTTCTTTTGCCATTTCTCTGGAGTTTTCGGTTATTTCGTGGAATCAGTCGCTGATGGTGTAATGCCTGTAGTCATCTCTACCATCTTCTCTTCATACCAGGCTATAGGCACAAATGTATAACGGGCAATTCCGCAGATATTCATCTCATCGAGGATATCAACAAAATTTCCGTAAGTAGCTTTTTTGTAAGCCTTAATAAGCACAATAGGACCTGTATCATCGTCCTTTTTAAGTTGTGCTATAGAAGCTCTTAATGAATCCTGGGAGATCTGAAGTTTTCCTGTTAAAACCTCTTGTTTGAACTCATCTATTTTCTTAAAAAGAGCTCTGTTTCTCTCTAGCAGTTTCATGCGTAAGCCAGTTGCTTCTGCGCTGTAATCTAACTCTGTAAGAGGAGGAAGATTATTATATTCCTCAGGTTTTACGTTTCCCTGGTACCAGTAAATCTTGTCATTCGGACCAAGAATCAGGTTCATGGTACGACTGGCAACTACAACCGGAGCTTTCTGATTCGGATCTTTGATCTTTTCAGGAAGGTTAATCTCCATAACCTTTGCTTTTGAAAAAGCAGTGGTAAGCATAAAGAAAGTGATCAGCAGACACATAAGGTCAACCATAGGTGTCATGTCAATATGTGGTGCATGCTTCTTGGCTTTCTTCTTCCCGCCAGCTTTTTCTTCTTGAATTATTTCAGCCATATCACTTCTGTATTTCTTCTAGATTTATTTTAGCACCTTCAAGACTTGTGATAAGATTGAACTTATTCACATTCTTTTCCTGCATAATATCAAGCACCTTCTGTACAATCGGAAAACCAGTTTTTGCATCACCTTTAATACATGCCTGAATGTTAGGATTCACCTGGCGTGCAAAAAGAACCCATAGAGCCAGCTGATTATCAAGGGAATCGATTGGAATTCCTGTCTGGAATACAGTTTTCTCCTTGTTCCCTTTAGCATTGAGGAACTCCTTCATCTGCAGGATAGGAACCCCGATTGAAGTTGGATATTTTTCAAAATCCCGAAGTTCAGATTCAGTAAATTCGATATTATATCTCTTGCCCATTTCAGCAAGAATTTTTGGTCTGAATTTGAATGCTGTATCCGGACCATTATCGAAGTTAATAAATACTTTGTCGTCTTGGGAAAGAAGAAGTGTAAATGTATTAAAATCAGGTGTTGGTTTTTCTGATATTGAATATGGTGTATCGATAGGAGCAGGTTCCTGCTGTCTCATTGTAGTTGTCAACATTAGGAATGTCAAAACTACCGAGAACAGGTCAACCATCGGCGTCATGTCGATATGTGGCGACTTTGTTGGTAATTTAATCTTTGGCATTGTAGCGTATATTAATTGTTTATAACCAAAAGATCAATTCTCATTACTTGTCTTTCAATGAAGCAGCAAAATTCTGTGTCAGGCTGAAACCAGCTTCATCAATTTTAAATGTATAAGAATCAATTGTGGATGAGAAATAGTTGAAAGCTACGATTGCCAGGGTAGAACCTGTAATACCAAATGCGGTATTAATAAGAGCTTCTGAGATACCTTCTGCAAGGGCAAGTGCATCTGGAGCACCTGACTGAGCAAGAGCAGCAAAAGCCTTGATCATACCAAGAACTGTACCGATAAGACCGATCAACACTGAAATAGAAGCAAGAGTAGAGAAAATAACCATGTTCTTTGAAAGCATTGGCAGCTCAAGTGCTGTAGCTTCCTCGAATGATTTCTGAATAGAAAGAATCTTCTGATCTTTCTCAAGTTCTTTGTCTTTCTGAAGGTCACGATAGCGGGCAAGACCAGCTTTCATAACGTTTGCAAGAGAACCTCTCTGTTTGTCACAAGCTTCCAAAGCCTCTTCGATTTTGTCTCCTGCAAGAAGACCCTGAAGCTGACTTACGAATGAATTAAGTCTTCCTTTACCTTTTGCTCTTGATAATGTGATAGTTCTTTCAAAAATGAAAATAATAAGAACTAAAACGCATGTCATAAGAATTGGAACAATTGCACCTCCTTTGTAGATGATTCCCAAATAGTTACCCTCTAGTGCTCTTCCCTCAGGATTGCCTCCCTCGAAATTAACAGGGTTACCCATAATCTGCGTGAACAAAATATAGGATACAATAAAAGCTATTAAAATAGCACTTGTTGCGAATACATTCTGCAACGCATCTTTGAACGAACTTCCTTGTTTACTCATTTTATCGATTTGTTTAGGTTTAAGATTTTTTTTACGATTTGCAAATATATATTTAGAATTGATATTTTCAAATATTGCAGGAAATAATGTTAAGTTTTTGGCACAGTTTAGAATAATTCTCTAAACTGTATGACCGTTAAGTTAACATTATACCCTGCTTCTTTTTTTGATTTATTCAGTTATTATCGTTATTAAAATGTTCTACTGTTCTAGTGTAACGTTGTAAACCCTCGATTTTGTTATTGGTATTTCTAGAGTTTTATAGCCTTTGGCTACAATTAAAAGAGTTTCTGAATCCTGTGGAATCTCAAATTTATACTCTCCTTTTGCGTTGGTAAGTGTTTCTGCTGCAGTATCTTTTACTCTAACTGAAGCATAACCAATTGGTTGTCCGGCTTTACTCTTGATAACACCTTTGATCTCGTTAGGATTGATACCTTTCTTAACCTGTGCTTCAAATTCACGTACATAAGCTAACTGACTCTTTGCAGAAGCATTGGCAGGATCAATTGCCAGCATCTTGTTAAATGCTTCAGTAGCCCTTGATAAATAAGGCAACCTTCCTTCGTTTGTCTTTTCATCCTTGGTTGATCTCAGTTCAATAGATCCGATTCCATAATATCCTTTAAGCTTGTTTTCCTTGCTGGTAGGATCAAGATTGATCATTCTGTTATAGTAATCCTTTGATTTACTCCAATTCTCATTCATCATGTGGTAATAGCTGAGGTAGTTGAAGGCTTCCATCATCTCATTTTCGTATTTTACTGAGTCAGTTTTTCCTACTTCAGCCACTTTCTCAAATTTAGGTTTTGCAAGACCTAGTTTTGTATCAGGATCCATTTTGGAATATGTTCTCGCAATCCAGAGATGAGCAGGTACATATGATGGATTTGTTTTTGTAATGGAGGTAAATAACGAATCCGCAGTCTTAAGTTTCTCTCCGTTATAATATGCACGGCCGATTCTCATCAGGTCTTCAGTATTATCTTTTGAAGGATCAAGAAGTTTGGCCCATGTTTTAGCTGCCATGTCAAATCTCTTATTGTTGTAATAGCTGTTGGCAATCTCATTCAGCAGGTTCTTATCTTCAGGTTTATAACTTAAAGCTTTACCATAGGCAATATACATCCTGTCCAGTTCAGCATCAGCCTTTACAACTTCTTTCTCGGCATTAGCAATTTTTGCGTTAAGTTCATCAGTTGCTGGCTTTGTTTTTGCTTTTTCAAGCTGAGATTTAAGTGAGTTGAGATCTTCAACCATTTTTGGATAACCCAGATTCCTCTTGGCAAGAATCCTTGCAAGATACAGGTAGTCTTTCTGAATTATACGTTCAGGAGCTACTGTTTTGAAGAGTGTCTCCATGTATGCCAAAGCTTTATTGTAATCCGGTGGATTCTTTTCATAGCATGAATAACCGGCGATACGGTTCATATATGATCTGGACTGGTCAACCGCAAAAATTTCTTCAACAGTTGTAATAACACCATCGTAATCTTTTGCATAGAAGAGGGCATTAACATATCTTGTTTTTGCAGGGATATTACCGGAAGTCAGATCGAGATACTTTTTAAAGTATTCCTTCGACTGATCAAACCTTTGTGCAAGAAGATAGACCTGACCAAGCTCTCTGTAAGCAGGAGCAAAGGCAGCATTTAACTCGATTGCCTGTTCAAAGCATGGTATTGCTGCAGTAAGCTGACGGCCCCTTACATATATAGTTCCGATTTTCATCTGGGCTGTAGGCGACTGAGGATCAGCAAACTGAGCCTGGTTGTAAAAATAAATAGCTTTTGAACCGTCATTCATTAGTATATAAATATCACCTGCTATCAAATAAACATCTCTGTTCTTATTGTCAATTTTAATTGCTTCCCTGATAAGTGGTAATGCTGCACCTGTGTCAACCGCTGCATCCTTAATGTAGGATTCTGCAATTTTTGCAAGAGTAAATGCATAGTCTTTGGCAGGGGGAGAGATTTTTTTAAGGTTTTTATATGGAAGGAGAAAGCTTTTTGCCTTGGCCCT
Proteins encoded in this region:
- a CDS encoding galactokinase encodes the protein MIEKINNGNNSAFKELYGTSEEVLKKQAQRYKSLIEKFNSAFGTSGIMLFSSPGRTEIGGNHTDHNYGRVLAGAVNLDNIAVAAKNNSNIVRIESVGYPRFEVDLNYLMPDKKEYYTSGSLVRGICARLKENGFTIGGFDCCIDGAVPVGSGLSSSASFEVLIGAIVSHLFNNGKLDAVQNAIIGQYAENVFFGKPCGLMDQTACAVGGLVTIDFKDPSKPIVKKVNFDFVSTGFALVITDTGGNHADLNDEYASLPTDMKAVAAELGAKVLRQVTIDQVLEITPKIREKVGDRAILRAIHFQGDNQRVVDQVAALERNDFKAFLGMVVDSGFSSYMYNQNIYPVNNVKEQGVSLALALSELVLKGQGAWRVHGGGFAGTIQAFVPQNLLNKYITTLEHVFGKGSCHNLFIRQKGADKIDL
- a CDS encoding ROK family protein, with amino-acid sequence MKRVAIGIDIGGTNTAIGVVDSEGNVLYERKPQMATPQKSENPHMTQVLSDTILAKYIANLTEEIKTAIAMVKQINSEIEVMGIGIGAPNANYYSGTIEYPPNLPFVGVVGFASLIEKNFPEFKFVKLTNDANAAALGEMIYGGGKGMKNFAMMTLGTGLGSGLIVNGDLVYGSDGFAGECGHTTVVPEGRVCGCGGRGHLEAYCSATGIKRTVFELLAKYNDSASPLANVPLNEMTSKIVFDAAEKGDPIAKEVFEITGELLGRALADTVHYLSPEAIFLFGGAAAAGDYIFKPTKASMERHVLPVFRNKVKILPSELKESSAAIVGASALIWKELEKSK
- the gluP gene encoding glucose/galactose MFS transporter, with the translated sequence MTNSKQPSYLFPLIVMASLFFLFGFITTMNNSTIDFLKNAFGLDDFQKQLPNTFFYGAYILSVPVGFLLTKIGYKNGVLSGLGMISLGFFLIIPGVSMGYYGFLSTVSVFAIGVVILQVAAAPYVNALGSPETAASRLTLTNALNSVATVIAPIFVSILLVTPELEPGSKMENSAIKDIVKGPFMVIGIITAVILAIMFFLKLPEIKTSDNETEGAEKKQYKSSAFKYTHVWLGSLAIFLYMGIEIGISSFFPDYAAKLGIQGINPIDMLKYYWGGLMVGRILGIFILRKYKASQILTICAIGGAILLGGSFALSSSAPNIAMWLFLGTGLFHSIMWPVIYNLALEDLGPHAKVASGVIATSVIGASILTLIMGKIQVATGSVMAAISLIFVYYVYLIFFATKGSKIR
- the truA gene encoding tRNA pseudouridine(38-40) synthase TruA, whose protein sequence is MRYFIYISYKGTSYHGWQVQPNSTTVQQILDESMSVVLNEKISTIGAGRTDTGVHALIFCAHFDCNSASLDTDKNLIFRLNCHLPADISVSSIRKVRADANARYSALSRTYKYYIARTKDPFFNNSSWYLHGVLDTSIMNKACDILLNHSDFTSFSKLHSGAKTNICRIYNAEWEEQENRLVFTIRADRFLRNMVRAIVGTMTDLGSGKITLVEFEEIILKKDRCKAGKSAPAQGLFLTEIEYPDEIFL
- a CDS encoding MFS transporter, producing MKQQSESNLRLGMTLMAMIFFIFGFITNFNIALKDQVQATFQLSNFMANLVNGVFFFAYFVFSFACGKIIKKTGYKMGVIIGLLLIGLGSFLFYPAVAVPSYALFLGAVFVMATGVVFLQTAANPYVAALGSEETASSRLNLTQALNSFATTMAPFIVGILVLTPAAIAMGPTAVQVPFLVIGSVVVLIAVVIFFMKLPEIMGGEEEVGKKSIWKRTHVLLGALAIFFYVGAEVGISTAIVPYLKQSGMLIGEAAKLAAMYWGGAMVGRFLGSINLSAMENQKKYMYSGFVIVLAFFVGWLVTSSQIKDGVFVFESSPKNGFIFLGIAVVNFIAMFLSKGKANIALGVFGSIAAILVFSSTVLGANVGIWALLSIGFFNSIMFPNIFALGVKDLDRFEMPMASGIINTMIVGGSVVPLLMGYLTDSVSVRAALIVPVICYVYIVFFALKGSKVK
- a CDS encoding galactose mutarotase — translated: MNYIKEDAFKGTFKGKSTSLFTLKNKNGLVVQITNFGAKIVSIYVPDRNGKFEDIVLGYESIDEYIKGNPYFGAICGRYANRIANGKFSIDGKTYQLPVNNGPNSLHGGPEGFNNQVFAAGEVIKSQDKQAIEMVYESCDNEMGYPGNLTLKVTYTLTSEDELVLDYEAKTDKTTHVNIASHSFFNLAGEGNGDILNHQLTINADRFTPVSEVLIPTGEFRPVAGTPMDFTKPKLIGKEINDSYDQLKHGKGYDHNWIINKEIPGKLTLAATCLESKSGRVMEVHTTQPGVQLYTGNWLDGSKGKGGHEYGMRSALCLETQNFPDSPNKPAFPSTLLKPGEVYKQTCVHKFYVK